The Spirosoma foliorum genome has a window encoding:
- a CDS encoding sensor histidine kinase has product MTLKTKVSLSFVFLSGIILVLGGLGAFYLNQLAEDSKAILKDNYISLEFVSNMQKALTTLDDPDALTDFETNLKKQESNVTEVGEGEPTQAVRREFTRLRAGATDTPTINRIRQHLFAIDDVNRQAIISKSKIAEQTAKDALLWLGSIGTFCFLIVFSFVINIPSYIAGPIRELTRGIKQITSRNFEERLHIRSSDEFGELARSFNSMAQKLYEFEHSNVAKLLFEKKRIDTLVEIMSEGIIGLDERRRILFINPVAERLLGVERQKLIGQYAPDVATSNDLFRSLIQDIMVEPDLASTPLVAQSPLAETGSGLLKIYDPGQNGKGKECYYNKEIHAVKVTPTGENQAVNAGYVIVLLNITSYKELDLAKTNFIATVSHELKTPISAIKMSLKLLTDKRLGSLNSEQQEMVTHVEENTDRLLRLTGELMNMAQVESGQIQLQIQAADPAELVQVATNALKTQAEQKQIQFKLTIPTSLPAVKADSDKASWVLINFLSNAVRHSPDQSSIDITVKQVEEQVEFTVRDYGPGLREEHRERVFDRYFKAPGLNGPFSGTGLGLAISREFIQSMGGKIGLHPDVTPGAEFYFRLAKA; this is encoded by the coding sequence ATGACACTCAAAACCAAAGTATCGCTCTCGTTCGTCTTTCTGTCTGGCATCATTCTCGTGCTTGGGGGACTAGGTGCTTTTTATTTAAATCAACTGGCCGAGGATTCGAAAGCGATCCTGAAAGACAATTATATCTCGCTGGAATTTGTCAGCAACATGCAGAAAGCGCTGACTACGCTCGACGATCCCGATGCGCTCACTGACTTTGAGACAAACCTGAAAAAACAGGAGTCTAATGTTACTGAAGTCGGTGAAGGCGAGCCCACCCAGGCTGTTCGCCGGGAATTTACCCGACTTCGGGCGGGCGCTACTGATACGCCAACGATTAACCGCATCCGGCAGCATCTTTTTGCCATTGATGATGTGAATCGACAGGCCATTATTAGTAAAAGTAAAATAGCTGAACAAACCGCCAAGGATGCCCTGCTCTGGCTGGGCTCGATTGGTACGTTCTGTTTTCTGATTGTTTTCTCGTTTGTCATCAATATTCCCAGCTACATCGCCGGACCCATTCGGGAATTAACCCGAGGCATCAAGCAGATCACCAGTCGAAACTTTGAAGAACGGCTACACATTCGATCCAGCGATGAATTTGGCGAACTGGCCCGCTCGTTCAATTCCATGGCCCAGAAGCTATATGAATTTGAACATTCGAACGTGGCTAAGCTCCTTTTTGAGAAAAAACGAATCGATACACTGGTAGAGATCATGAGTGAAGGCATTATTGGCCTGGATGAGCGCCGTCGGATTTTGTTTATTAACCCAGTTGCTGAGCGCTTACTGGGCGTGGAACGGCAAAAGCTTATCGGCCAGTACGCGCCCGATGTAGCGACCTCCAATGATTTATTTCGGTCTCTTATCCAGGATATTATGGTAGAACCTGATTTAGCATCCACGCCGTTGGTTGCTCAGTCTCCACTAGCAGAGACTGGTTCAGGACTTTTAAAAATTTACGACCCTGGCCAAAATGGGAAAGGAAAAGAGTGTTACTACAACAAAGAAATCCATGCCGTTAAAGTGACGCCAACGGGTGAAAATCAGGCGGTTAACGCTGGCTATGTGATTGTCCTGCTGAATATTACGTCTTATAAAGAATTAGATCTGGCCAAGACCAATTTCATTGCTACCGTTTCTCACGAGCTAAAAACGCCAATTTCAGCCATCAAAATGAGTCTAAAACTCCTGACGGATAAACGCCTGGGAAGTTTGAATAGTGAGCAGCAGGAAATGGTCACGCATGTCGAGGAAAACACGGATCGATTATTACGCTTAACGGGTGAATTGATGAACATGGCCCAGGTCGAATCAGGTCAAATACAGCTCCAAATCCAGGCGGCTGATCCAGCCGAATTGGTACAGGTGGCCACCAATGCGCTAAAGACCCAAGCTGAGCAGAAACAGATTCAGTTTAAACTAACTATACCCACCAGTTTACCTGCTGTGAAAGCTGATTCGGATAAGGCTTCCTGGGTGCTGATTAATTTTCTCTCCAATGCTGTTCGGCATAGCCCGGATCAGTCTTCGATTGACATAACCGTCAAACAAGTAGAGGAACAGGTGGAATTCACGGTGCGTGACTATGGCCCCGGTTTGCGTGAAGAACACCGGGAGCGGGTATTTGACCGCTATTTTAAAGCGCCTGGCCTCAATGGACCCTTTAGTGGAACGGGGCTGGGACTGGCCATTTCCCGGGAGTTTATTCAGTCGATGGGAGGAAAAATCGGATTACATCCCGACGTAACACCCGGAGCCGAGTTTTATTTTCGACTGGCAAAAGCATAA
- a CDS encoding DUF1648 domain-containing protein yields the protein MKNSYQWLGNLITYIPMLYVVLIWDRMPARLPVHFTETGQADQFSTRDSWLCTLLIMFVLLIIFRSSVLSLLLKRTDLPEPRRIILQLLTASFVASVLLIYILQTTLSAPIYTDYLPILLSFFWGGYLVFLGSQANDSSEKGNDSSAKR from the coding sequence ATGAAAAATAGCTATCAATGGTTGGGTAATTTAATTACTTATATACCCATGCTGTATGTAGTCCTGATTTGGGACCGAATGCCAGCTCGATTACCGGTTCATTTTACGGAAACAGGCCAGGCGGATCAATTCTCTACACGAGATAGCTGGTTATGTACCCTGCTGATCATGTTTGTTTTATTGATCATCTTTCGTTCATCCGTTCTAAGTCTACTTCTAAAGCGGACTGATTTACCCGAGCCTCGTCGAATTATTCTCCAGCTTTTAACGGCCAGCTTTGTCGCCAGCGTTCTGCTGATCTATATTCTGCAAACGACATTGAGCGCCCCCATTTACACAGATTATTTACCCATTCTACTCTCTTTTTTTTGGGGCGGGTATCTTGTATTTCTCGGATCGCAAGCCAACGATTCCAGTGAAAAAGGAAATGACAGTAGTGCCAAAAGATAA
- a CDS encoding magnesium transporter CorA family protein → MQQELASPTKHAFTWLDLNDPSPDELNKVAKQYDLYYTVIKDCLEPDHLPKFESIGPVNFIITRIYNPDKDTDGDTIQELSNKIAIFYSKEFIITVHRSSQPVLDEIKNRFVDPGHCGSTSELTIRIVRWVLNSYIDPGLALAKELDDYESALFLGKPTKQVLQQLYYLKRKASSAKRILSLTEDILHCLQRSEGDSPVLQDTLDLHLKARTIYEQLEEAATHLLTIYLSMASQRTNEVMRVLTVFSAFFLPLTFIVGIYGMNFERMPELTWRYGYPTTLLVMIGVAGGIYGWFKRVGMRD, encoded by the coding sequence ATGCAACAAGAATTAGCAAGCCCAACTAAGCACGCTTTCACGTGGCTCGATCTAAACGATCCTTCACCAGATGAACTGAATAAGGTAGCCAAGCAGTACGATCTGTATTATACGGTCATTAAGGATTGCCTGGAACCCGATCATCTGCCAAAATTTGAATCGATTGGACCGGTCAACTTTATTATTACCCGCATCTATAACCCCGATAAAGATACGGACGGCGACACCATTCAGGAGCTAAGCAATAAAATCGCTATCTTTTATAGCAAGGAGTTTATCATTACCGTCCACCGGAGCAGCCAGCCGGTGCTGGACGAAATTAAGAATCGCTTTGTAGACCCAGGTCATTGTGGATCAACTTCTGAGTTGACTATTCGAATTGTCCGCTGGGTACTCAACAGTTACATCGATCCGGGTTTAGCCCTAGCCAAAGAATTAGATGATTACGAATCTGCTTTATTTTTAGGCAAACCGACCAAACAGGTTCTTCAACAGCTCTATTATCTTAAACGCAAAGCGTCCTCCGCCAAACGAATTTTATCCTTAACGGAAGACATACTTCATTGTTTACAACGTAGTGAGGGCGATTCTCCGGTCCTTCAGGACACACTGGATCTGCATCTGAAAGCCCGCACGATTTATGAACAACTGGAAGAAGCGGCTACGCATTTGCTTACTATCTACCTCTCGATGGCATCTCAGCGCACCAATGAAGTTATGCGGGTGCTTACCGTCTTTTCGGCATTCTTTCTACCACTGACATTTATCGTAGGTATTTATGGAATGAATTTCGAGCGTATGCCCGAATTAACTTGGCGCTATGGCTATCCCACTACGCTGCTGGTTATGATCGGTGTGGCTGGTGGCATATATGGATGGTTTAAACGGGTGGGTATGAGAGACTAG
- a CDS encoding DUF7674 family protein, whose protein sequence is MEDVIHKTELLSLLINRLPESREEFMGLPQETSIHVTLHLLSEVTVKLAHQHKHLALERCLLTAEEVLINGDKQVSDAFCTVYMYQLSMLMRHRDADSELIHRLLPYGLRTEYQRQLTAGLS, encoded by the coding sequence ATGGAAGATGTCATTCATAAAACCGAACTGCTCAGTCTGTTAATCAATCGCCTACCCGAAAGCCGGGAGGAATTTATGGGTTTGCCTCAGGAGACTAGTATCCATGTAACGCTACATCTGCTCAGTGAAGTCACGGTCAAGTTGGCCCATCAACATAAGCATCTAGCCCTCGAACGATGTTTATTAACCGCTGAAGAAGTATTGATAAACGGCGACAAACAGGTCAGTGACGCATTTTGTACGGTGTATATGTATCAACTTTCTATGTTGATGCGACATCGAGATGCTGATTCGGAGCTGATTCATCGTTTGTTACCCTATGGTCTGCGCACCGAGTATCAGCGTCAGCTTACTGCCGGGCTGTCGTAA
- a CDS encoding tetratricopeptide repeat protein produces MKPIFTLLLGVILLIKPHVVAAQQSKRDSLENLLTHTGMDTNRVILLNKAVGLYFSNNPQKAKQYAEQASRLAQQLGYSRGIGRSYLSLGVYYWSQGKYQQAIQLANKALIYFDKLNDQNGLASGYSNIGLSLRGLGDFSRATAYYFKSLRASEKAGDLGGVAKTYNNIGIVFKYQEKYDQALYYYWQSFRKSAGVDPRNQAGVLANIGVIYQLKKNNLKAITYLNQARNRFAALNEPMGLVICDNDLGETYCRIKQYDRAETTVQQALQAATHLNYTPGIISSLLSLGEIRLQTSRAYESFVFFNKALPLVETLKQQAGRLRVYKGLATAHAQTGEYARAFQFQSKWVALKDSAFNEESIKKIAGVQAEYQSEKKQAEIELLKKDQQVAGLWRNTVGAGLLAALIIAGLVVSRQRLKIRNDQVLLTQGKVVAKKNQQLEAQAQLLESQAVVLTTQAQQLQELDEAKNRFFTNVTHEFRTPLTLILGTLSEKLHGLVDNAETNIRRAEVTVMYRNAERLLQLINQLLDLSKLESGRLHLHQQTDDVKPLLNLVTSLFSSSAEQRNIRLSVKLSPERLLVSHDADQLEKVVTNLLSNAFKFTPNGGEIMVQAELIQVDGYAFVQIIVEDNGFGIAPEQADRVFERFYQGEASRMDWQPGTGVGLSLVKEIVELHKGTIRIDSQPGAGARFVVLLPVAGSDTAGTSLSIHRPAPASRFVLATVPHPLPSAAPLVKGRTDQPLLLIVEDNGDVRTFIRNLMQGTYRVVESENGRQGLKMAQEQLPNLIISDWMMPDMDGIELCHRIKTDERTSHIPFVLLTALSTQDKRLTGLQTGADDYLTKPFDARELLIRSRNLIDTRRQLHERFKREIRIQPKEVTATSADEKFLARVIAIVEANLGNADFSAEQFGQEVGLSRMQLHRKLLGLTGVAASDFIRLMRLKRAAQLLEGQTGRVSEIAYGVGFNSLSYFAKCFREQFGMLPTDYQNKARTPA; encoded by the coding sequence ATGAAACCAATTTTTACCCTGCTATTGGGTGTTATCCTCTTGATAAAGCCGCACGTGGTTGCAGCCCAGCAGAGCAAACGGGATAGCCTGGAAAACCTCCTTACCCATACCGGCATGGATACCAACCGGGTAATCCTGCTCAATAAAGCAGTTGGGCTGTATTTCAGTAACAATCCCCAAAAAGCAAAGCAGTACGCTGAACAGGCATCCCGGCTTGCCCAACAACTTGGTTATTCGCGCGGAATTGGTCGTAGTTACCTCAGTCTTGGAGTTTATTACTGGTCGCAGGGGAAGTACCAGCAGGCTATTCAGTTAGCGAACAAGGCCCTTATTTATTTTGACAAGCTGAATGACCAGAACGGATTGGCTTCGGGATACAGTAATATCGGCCTGAGCCTGCGTGGCCTGGGCGACTTTTCACGGGCAACAGCGTACTATTTTAAAAGCCTGCGGGCAAGTGAAAAAGCGGGTGATCTAGGGGGCGTTGCCAAGACGTATAATAACATAGGTATCGTCTTCAAATACCAGGAAAAATACGATCAGGCCCTGTATTACTACTGGCAGTCGTTTCGCAAAAGTGCCGGTGTCGATCCCCGTAATCAGGCGGGTGTATTAGCGAATATAGGCGTCATCTATCAGCTAAAGAAAAATAACTTGAAAGCCATTACCTACCTGAATCAGGCACGCAACCGATTTGCTGCCCTGAATGAGCCGATGGGCCTGGTTATCTGCGACAACGATCTGGGCGAAACCTACTGCCGGATAAAGCAATATGACAGGGCAGAAACTACTGTTCAGCAGGCGTTACAGGCAGCTACCCACCTGAACTATACACCCGGTATCATATCGAGTTTGCTATCGCTGGGTGAGATTCGACTACAGACTAGCCGGGCTTATGAGAGTTTCGTTTTTTTTAACAAAGCCCTGCCTCTGGTTGAAACGCTCAAACAACAGGCAGGTCGGTTACGCGTTTACAAGGGATTGGCAACGGCTCATGCCCAGACAGGTGAGTACGCAAGAGCCTTCCAGTTTCAGTCGAAATGGGTAGCGCTCAAGGACTCGGCCTTTAATGAGGAAAGTATAAAAAAAATCGCCGGGGTACAGGCCGAATACCAATCGGAAAAGAAGCAGGCCGAAATCGAGCTGTTAAAAAAGGATCAGCAAGTGGCCGGGTTGTGGCGCAATACGGTAGGGGCCGGTTTGCTGGCTGCTTTGATCATTGCCGGTCTGGTCGTAAGTCGGCAACGCCTGAAAATCCGTAACGATCAGGTTTTGCTAACACAGGGCAAGGTAGTCGCCAAAAAGAATCAGCAGTTGGAAGCCCAGGCGCAGCTACTGGAGAGCCAGGCTGTTGTGTTGACTACACAGGCCCAGCAACTTCAAGAATTGGATGAAGCAAAAAACCGCTTCTTTACCAATGTTACCCATGAATTCCGCACTCCGTTAACCCTCATCCTTGGTACATTGAGTGAAAAACTACATGGGTTAGTCGATAATGCAGAAACCAATATTCGACGGGCAGAGGTAACGGTTATGTATCGCAATGCCGAACGACTCTTGCAGTTGATTAACCAACTGCTCGATCTGTCCAAACTTGAATCGGGGCGACTGCATCTGCATCAACAGACCGACGACGTAAAACCTCTGTTGAACTTAGTAACTTCCCTGTTTTCGTCCTCAGCTGAGCAACGGAACATTCGCCTTTCGGTGAAGCTGTCGCCAGAACGGCTACTTGTCAGCCACGATGCCGATCAACTGGAAAAAGTAGTGACTAACCTGTTGTCCAACGCCTTCAAGTTCACCCCTAATGGTGGAGAAATAATGGTACAGGCCGAACTCATTCAGGTTGACGGCTATGCTTTTGTACAAATAATCGTAGAGGATAACGGTTTTGGCATTGCACCGGAGCAGGCCGATAGGGTCTTCGAGCGGTTCTATCAGGGCGAAGCCTCCCGCATGGACTGGCAACCTGGCACGGGTGTTGGGTTGTCGCTGGTGAAAGAAATCGTCGAACTGCACAAGGGTACAATCCGAATCGATAGCCAGCCCGGCGCGGGTGCCCGATTTGTGGTGCTCCTTCCGGTTGCCGGGTCGGATACGGCAGGAACCAGCTTATCTATCCATAGACCGGCGCCTGCAAGTCGATTTGTTCTGGCAACCGTTCCACACCCGCTACCTAGTGCAGCCCCGCTGGTTAAGGGTCGTACAGATCAGCCCCTATTGTTGATCGTCGAAGATAATGGCGACGTACGTACCTTTATCCGTAACCTGATGCAGGGTACATATCGGGTGGTGGAAAGCGAGAACGGTCGTCAGGGCCTGAAAATGGCACAGGAACAACTACCTAACCTTATTATTAGCGACTGGATGATGCCCGACATGGACGGAATTGAACTCTGTCACCGCATCAAAACGGATGAACGTACCAGCCATATTCCGTTTGTGTTACTAACGGCCCTCTCCACGCAGGACAAGCGCCTGACGGGTCTCCAGACCGGTGCCGATGACTACCTGACCAAACCATTCGATGCCCGAGAATTACTAATTCGTAGTCGCAATCTGATTGATACGCGTCGCCAGTTGCACGAGCGTTTCAAACGGGAAATTCGTATTCAGCCGAAGGAGGTAACGGCCACCTCGGCCGACGAAAAATTTCTGGCCAGGGTTATAGCTATTGTGGAAGCCAACCTTGGCAATGCTGATTTCAGTGCTGAGCAGTTCGGACAGGAAGTTGGCCTGAGCCGGATGCAGTTACACCGCAAGCTCCTTGGCCTGACGGGTGTAGCGGCCAGCGATTTCATCCGGCTCATGCGCCTGAAACGGGCGGCCCAACTGCTGGAAGGGCAAACCGGCCGTGTGTCCGAGATTGCCTACGGGGTAGGCTTTAATTCACTGTCTTATTTCGCCAAGTGTTTCCGCGAACAATTTGGTATGTTGCCTACCGACTATCAGAACAAAGCACGTACTCCCGCCTAG
- a CDS encoding ligand-binding sensor domain-containing protein produces MRLASFFSLFLLFGWAGIGSQSVAAQPVNLPLEFQHIQESQGLSYNVVNSLLQDRDGYLWIGTYEGLNRFDGSHFTVFKSSNRAGSLPNNVVHDLCQDRANDLWLATDDGVSRRDSHTGQFSAIRVVGAENLGRCMNILCDRKGRIWFSSLNKGLFRLDPKTGQITQYKNDPARSATLSGDYISKNGIVEDPQRDGLWLTTEQNGLNYLDINSGQFFNHRNNPEQLPVFRLHDTSALVLDGTNRLLFSDNTDQRILVYDLVHKVIMNTISLTSQTGRSAFPVGTIFVDRKHTLWISSWTYTMFTAEAGSYKVREFFHDVVRRTSIAGDFFWAGWQQNDGTIWLGTVNGISYTNPGNAFYQIHDLARLHPSLAHKQGLTSFLEDEIGNWWFFSVNNELFKYESASGQLTVYPLPLSMRNTAWSGQSTLLTGLKPDEIYIRQGKSVSIFNRRTRTFSPFSLPPPLLSHATDLRSMVRQDDWLWLFGTSDVVFRCHLPSGRWQTYPLPFGDTKKYRVYSAGLDKTGRLWADVRDKGLIWFSAGQQRFVSFPLQQAGSGYSDHLPFKTDARNRLWIPASGQGLLEVDPKRGTSRLWTDQDGLSTNECKAVCADAYGQIWMASLNKFSIINLARSSVQNITLALNESNIGYTNYMFALRNGNLITTLKNYVVEFMPHRINRQIAPASVLISTLALPDTTILVQAHSPAIRLGVIATNFSISYAVLNRVQQHYVYFYTLDGYDDHWVKADARTVANYTKIPGGDYTFRVKAVAGKTETGETTLAVHIDTAFYNTRWFRTALLALLLGLTYWLYLYRTRQTAQLHHFQIQTTRLERDKAQIQYQNLINHLNPHFLFNSLTSLNSLISTKPKDASQFLRKLSTIYRYILQNKDKELVSLQDELTFAQNFIDLQAARFGSDLQIGVNVDAAYLTRQIVPVTIQNLLENAIKHNILDEESPLYIQIYTKDDTLFVMNTLQKKDFVETSNKQGLASLKSLYSYLSGREISVTQTDTQFIVAVPLL; encoded by the coding sequence ATGAGGCTCGCTTCGTTTTTCAGTCTTTTCCTACTGTTTGGTTGGGCCGGCATCGGTAGTCAGTCAGTTGCGGCTCAACCCGTAAACCTGCCGCTCGAATTCCAGCACATCCAGGAATCGCAGGGGTTGTCTTATAATGTCGTTAACAGTCTGTTACAGGACCGTGATGGCTACCTCTGGATTGGCACCTACGAAGGATTGAACCGGTTCGATGGAAGCCATTTTACGGTTTTCAAGTCCAGTAACAGGGCGGGTAGTTTACCCAACAATGTAGTTCACGACTTATGTCAGGATAGAGCAAATGATTTGTGGCTGGCAACGGATGATGGCGTGAGTCGGCGCGATAGCCACACAGGGCAATTCTCAGCTATCCGCGTGGTGGGTGCCGAAAACCTCGGCCGGTGTATGAACATCCTCTGCGACCGCAAGGGGCGCATCTGGTTTTCCAGTTTGAACAAAGGATTGTTTCGGCTGGACCCGAAAACGGGACAGATCACTCAGTATAAAAACGATCCGGCCAGGTCGGCTACGCTTTCCGGCGATTACATCAGCAAAAATGGTATCGTGGAAGATCCTCAACGGGATGGTCTATGGCTGACGACGGAACAGAATGGACTCAACTACCTGGATATCAACTCCGGGCAATTTTTTAATCATAGAAATAATCCGGAGCAACTGCCCGTTTTTCGCCTGCACGACACATCAGCCCTGGTGCTCGATGGCACCAATCGGCTGCTTTTTTCAGATAATACCGATCAGCGGATTTTAGTGTATGACCTGGTCCATAAAGTGATTATGAACACCATTTCACTAACCAGTCAGACAGGCCGTTCTGCTTTTCCGGTGGGCACAATCTTCGTGGACAGGAAGCATACATTGTGGATTAGTTCGTGGACCTACACTATGTTTACGGCCGAAGCCGGTTCGTATAAAGTCCGTGAATTTTTTCATGATGTGGTCCGGAGAACCTCCATTGCCGGTGATTTTTTCTGGGCGGGCTGGCAGCAAAATGACGGTACCATCTGGCTCGGTACGGTGAACGGCATTTCGTATACCAATCCCGGAAACGCCTTTTATCAAATTCATGATCTGGCCCGGCTTCACCCGTCGCTTGCCCACAAGCAGGGACTAACGTCGTTCCTGGAAGATGAGATCGGTAACTGGTGGTTTTTTTCAGTTAATAATGAGTTGTTTAAATACGAGTCAGCCTCCGGTCAGTTGACTGTTTATCCACTACCCTTGTCCATGCGGAATACGGCTTGGTCGGGTCAGTCGACTTTATTGACGGGCCTTAAACCGGATGAAATCTACATTCGGCAGGGGAAATCGGTAAGCATTTTTAACCGGCGAACCCGAACGTTTTCTCCGTTTTCCTTACCACCACCTCTGCTCAGTCATGCTACTGATCTGCGCAGTATGGTACGGCAGGACGATTGGCTTTGGTTGTTCGGTACCAGCGATGTTGTATTCAGGTGCCACCTGCCATCGGGCCGCTGGCAAACCTACCCACTGCCTTTTGGCGATACCAAAAAATACCGTGTTTACTCGGCCGGCCTGGATAAAACTGGACGTTTATGGGCCGATGTGCGGGACAAAGGGCTTATCTGGTTTTCGGCTGGTCAGCAGCGATTTGTGTCGTTTCCTTTGCAACAGGCTGGTTCGGGCTACTCCGACCATTTACCATTCAAGACCGACGCCCGGAACCGGCTGTGGATACCTGCGTCGGGGCAGGGGTTGCTTGAAGTGGACCCCAAACGGGGCACATCGCGGCTCTGGACGGATCAGGACGGCCTGAGCACCAACGAGTGCAAAGCGGTCTGTGCCGATGCCTACGGGCAAATCTGGATGGCTTCGCTTAATAAGTTTTCCATTATCAACCTAGCCCGCTCGTCCGTTCAAAATATCACACTGGCGCTCAATGAATCAAACATTGGCTATACCAATTACATGTTTGCCCTGCGAAATGGAAACCTGATTACCACTCTGAAAAACTACGTGGTCGAGTTTATGCCTCACCGAATCAATCGACAAATTGCGCCCGCCAGTGTCCTGATCAGCACCCTTGCCTTGCCCGATACAACGATACTCGTTCAAGCGCACAGTCCGGCAATTCGGCTGGGCGTAATCGCTACCAATTTCAGCATTAGCTACGCCGTCCTGAACCGCGTTCAGCAGCATTACGTCTATTTTTATACCTTGGACGGATACGATGATCACTGGGTAAAGGCCGACGCCCGTACGGTGGCTAACTACACCAAAATTCCGGGGGGCGATTACACATTCCGGGTCAAAGCAGTAGCTGGCAAAACAGAGACTGGCGAAACGACACTGGCTGTTCACATTGATACTGCCTTTTATAACACGCGCTGGTTTCGGACTGCCCTGCTGGCTCTGTTGCTGGGGCTGACGTACTGGTTGTACTTATACCGTACCCGGCAAACGGCGCAGTTACATCACTTTCAGATACAGACGACCCGGCTCGAACGGGATAAGGCTCAGATTCAATACCAGAACCTGATTAACCACCTTAATCCGCATTTTCTGTTCAATAGCCTGACCTCGCTCAATAGCTTGATTAGTACCAAACCCAAAGATGCGTCACAATTTCTGCGAAAGTTATCAACGATTTATCGGTACATTCTTCAGAATAAAGACAAGGAACTCGTGAGTCTCCAGGATGAACTAACCTTTGCTCAAAACTTTATTGATCTCCAGGCAGCCCGTTTTGGCAGTGACCTGCAAATCGGCGTCAACGTAGACGCTGCGTACCTAACGCGCCAAATTGTACCCGTAACGATTCAGAATCTGCTCGAGAATGCGATCAAGCATAATATTCTCGATGAAGAAAGTCCGCTTTATATTCAAATCTACACGAAAGATGACACCCTGTTTGTAATGAATACGCTCCAAAAAAAGGACTTCGTGGAAACCTCGAACAAACAGGGATTAGCTAGTCTGAAATCACTATATAGCTACCTAAGTGGACGCGAAATTAGTGTTACCCAAACCGATACACAATTTATCGTAGCGGTGCCGTTGCTCTAA
- a CDS encoding LytR/AlgR family response regulator transcription factor, translated as MNALIIEDEKLVALELTASLAEVDPGIKIVGTVSSVKTALRWFAENAEPDVIFADIQLSDGISFTIFEKFKVSCPVIFTTAYNEHAIRAFKVNGIDYLLKPVDWDELRQAVAKARALTRNQHKLVVDVQKLMDALNTPASLKSTYKEHFLGNARNSWIPVKIADVAYIIRDELNFMVTNTSERYILDYDTLDEIETMLNPDLFYRASRHCLVNINAVQSVKGLANLKLQLVLKTPNHQVHIDISRDKAPSFKKWLEK; from the coding sequence ATGAATGCGCTCATTATTGAAGATGAAAAATTAGTAGCTCTCGAGCTGACGGCCAGCCTTGCAGAGGTTGATCCAGGCATCAAGATTGTTGGTACGGTCAGCAGTGTGAAAACTGCCCTGCGATGGTTCGCTGAGAACGCCGAGCCAGACGTCATTTTTGCTGACATTCAACTGTCCGACGGGATCAGCTTTACCATCTTCGAGAAGTTTAAAGTCTCCTGTCCCGTCATTTTTACGACGGCTTATAACGAACATGCTATCCGGGCCTTTAAAGTAAATGGCATCGACTACCTGCTTAAGCCCGTCGACTGGGACGAACTTCGGCAGGCCGTTGCCAAAGCCCGCGCATTGACTAGAAACCAACATAAACTGGTTGTCGACGTTCAAAAACTCATGGATGCGCTGAATACGCCAGCGTCGCTCAAATCTACCTATAAAGAGCATTTTCTGGGCAACGCACGCAACAGCTGGATTCCGGTTAAGATAGCCGATGTCGCTTACATTATCCGCGACGAGCTAAATTTTATGGTTACCAACACCAGCGAACGCTACATTCTGGATTACGATACGCTGGACGAGATTGAAACCATGCTCAATCCCGACCTGTTTTATCGCGCTAGTCGCCACTGTCTGGTTAATATCAACGCGGTACAGAGCGTAAAAGGACTGGCGAATCTGAAGCTGCAACTTGTGCTGAAAACGCCAAATCATCAGGTACACATCGATATCAGCCGCGACAAGGCCCCTTCGTTCAAAAAATGGCTGGAGAAATGA
- a CDS encoding globin domain-containing protein, producing the protein MNRAGSKLAANHDFFLTTDYPIQAIHWRKFGDLPINSVVYGSIRPVMYFMVTNQQLQLVKQTWKLLREIDPSVLGGVFYGRLFFKYPALRPMFNRSMESQYQKFVDMLSIIVARLDRPDTVAQEIGMLARSHAGYGVQPTHYEDVKEALLWTLERGLGLDWNTDVQQAWIGCYDAITQLMLEQVPLSP; encoded by the coding sequence ATGAATCGTGCCGGCAGTAAGTTAGCCGCGAATCATGACTTCTTTCTTACGACTGATTACCCAATACAGGCGATTCATTGGAGAAAATTTGGTGACCTACCCATTAATTCGGTGGTTTATGGAAGTATAAGGCCTGTCATGTATTTTATGGTGACGAATCAACAACTACAACTCGTTAAACAAACCTGGAAACTCCTGCGTGAAATAGATCCGTCGGTGCTGGGTGGCGTCTTTTATGGGCGCTTATTTTTCAAGTATCCAGCTCTGCGGCCCATGTTCAACCGATCAATGGAAAGCCAGTATCAGAAGTTTGTTGACATGCTCAGTATTATCGTAGCCCGATTGGACCGGCCGGATACCGTGGCGCAGGAGATTGGTATGTTGGCCCGCAGCCACGCAGGGTATGGCGTACAGCCTACTCACTATGAGGATGTTAAAGAAGCTCTGCTATGGACACTCGAACGCGGGTTAGGACTCGACTGGAACACCGATGTGCAACAGGCTTGGATTGGCTGTTATGACGCCATCACTCAACTCATGCTCGAACAGGTGCCACTTAGTCCTTAA